Genomic DNA from Oceanispirochaeta sp.:
ATTCCTCTGTGGAGAAAACATTCCGACTCTCAATGCGGATAATATAGAAAGCGGAAAAAGATCTGTCATCATCTTAAAGCCCTGTGAAGCCTATCGGGTGTATAGAGATATGCTGCTCCTTTTCGCTGTCAAAACCCTGGTAACATCAAAGATAGACGCCCGGGTTATCCTTAAAACAATCCACGGCTGCAAAAAGAGAAGCGACTGGGAGAATGTGGGAGGACAGCTGATCAGAAAAACTCAAGTGAAAAAACTTCTGGAAGGAATTGAGAAAGACAGGGTCAACAGCTGGGAAGGAATTCATGATTTTTACCTCAGAGAAGCATTGGAATATCCCAAAGATCTTGTAGATCACGCTTTCTCTACCCTGAAAGAACTATTTCAACTTGAAAAAATGGAAGAGAATGAAAATTCACTTCAGGGAATATTCCACCGGAGCCTGGAAATCAATCGGAATCTGGATGAAAAGTGCTATGCCTCCAGATCTAAAGACTACAGCAATCCATTCCGCAATATCACCTATTCCAGCGATATAGAAAGGGATGCAGTAGTCGGAAGACTGGATGATGACAGTTTCATTGTAAAAAACCGGGAGGACACCCAGGCCCTGGAAGATTTAATAAAGGAATACCTTTAAACGTTTTCACGAAATCAGGTCAAAAATCCTTTCCAAATCATCCTCAGAGAAATAGGAAATCTCAATTTTACCCTTTTTTAAGTTTCCTTTAACCTGGACTCTCGTACCGAAATGATCAATAAATTTTTGTTCAATCCCTAAAATTTCTGGTACCTTATTCTTAGGAAGAGTCGCTTTTTCCCGGCTTTGAGGCCGTTTCCCCTGGTTTAGATCCTCCACCATTCGTTCGGATTCCCTGACGGACAAACCCTCATCCCTTATTCGGCTGTGAAATATTTTTTGATCGGCCGGATTTAAAACCGCCAGTATCGCTCGGGCATGTCCTGCAGTGATAACACCCAGATTCAAGGACTCCTGTACATCCGCCGGTAAATTCAGAAGCCTGAGACTATTGGCGACAGTAGAACGCTTCTTTCCGACCTTATCAGCAACTTCCTGCTGGCTCATATCCAGGGAATCCATCAGATTTCTGAAAGCCTTTGCTTCTTCAATGGCTGTCAAATCTTCCCGCTGAATATTTTCGATCAGAGCAATTTCAAGTTTTTCCTCTTCTGTAAAATCTCTTACAATAGCGGGAATAGTCTTTTTCCCGACAAGAAGGGACGCCCTGTAACGCCGTTCTCCCGCAACAATCTCATAACCCTGTGCGGATTTTTCAACAATGATGGGCTGAATGACGCCCCGGGATTGAATGGAGTTAGCGAGTTCCTGAAGAGAATCTTCACTAAAGATTTTTCGGGGCTGATCAGGATTTGTTCTAATAGAATCAATCAAAAGATCTTCAACAGAATCACGGATGTCCACATGAATATCAATATTATCCTGTTTGCTGTCATCCAGGCTGAGAAGGGCATCAAGACCCATCCCGCCTAAGGCTTTTTTCTTAGACACGTTTTAAAACCTCTCCGGTCAATGTTTTATAGCATTTGGCGCCGATGCATACTGCATCATAGAGATTGATGGGAAGACCATGGGATGGAGCCTCAGAGAGTCTTATATTCCTGGGAATAACAGTATTGAAAACCATTTCCGGGTGCTGCTTAAAAGTATCCTGTACACTTTTAATAACTTCTTTTCCCAGATTTGTGCGGGAATCATACATAGTAAAAATAATACCACCAATTTTTAAACTGGTATTTACTGATTTCTGAATTCTCTTGATGGTCATGGAGTACATGTACTTCAAACCCTCTAAAGCAAAATATTCACACTGCAGGGGAATGATCACCGTGTCGGCCGCGACAAAACCATTGATAGTCAGAACACCCAATGAAGGCGGGCAGTCAATGAGGATGTAATCATAGGACTCCCTCAAGGATGAGAGGATTTTCTTTAAATACTGAAGAGAGTCCTTTTTATCAGCTTTACTGAGTTCCACGGTTGCACCGGAAAGATTCAGATTGGATGGTAATATATAAAGATTTTTCTGGGGAGTCTTTTGCACAGCCTTCTCAACAGGGATTAATCCCATCATCGCCTCATAGATGCTGTTCTGCGTATCCTTTATGCCGAGACTGCTGGAAAGGTTGCCTTGAGGGTCAAAGTCGACCAGAAGCACGCTATGACCTGCCTCTGCCATATAAGCTCCAATGTTAACAGTGGTGGTTGTTTTACCTACACCGCCCTTCTGATTTGCGAATACCACTACTTTTGCCATAGCCAGAATTATAGCCGAACAGCTATTTCTTGTCACTTCAATACTGTAATGTTGACCAACAAGTTTTTTTTTAATACTTTTAGAGCCATGTTGGGCATAATTATTACCCAAAATACAGGAGAATATAAGCATGTTAACAGAAAGAGTTCAAAAAGCACTCGAAGATGTAAGACCCTCACTGCAGGCTGATGGCGGAGATATTGAATTAGTAGAAGTAAAAGAAGATGGAACAGTTCTTGTGCGGCTTCAAGGCGCCTGCGCCGGATGTCCCATGTCACAGATGACTTTGAAACAGGGTGTTGAAACATATTTGAAAAAACAGGTTCCAGAAGTTACAACAGTAGAATCAGTTTAAATTCTTTTTTATGGTAGAACGTTCCGATAATTTATAAAGCTTGATTTTTTCATTTTTTGCTTTAAATTTCAAAGTACGCACTCAACTCTGGGAGGCGGAACTTTGCAGAGGAATCAATAATGAGCACTATTTTACAAAAAGAATTTAATAAATCCTTATTAGATAAAGA
This window encodes:
- a CDS encoding ParA family protein, giving the protein MAKVVVFANQKGGVGKTTTTVNIGAYMAEAGHSVLLVDFDPQGNLSSSLGIKDTQNSIYEAMMGLIPVEKAVQKTPQKNLYILPSNLNLSGATVELSKADKKDSLQYLKKILSSLRESYDYILIDCPPSLGVLTINGFVAADTVIIPLQCEYFALEGLKYMYSMTIKRIQKSVNTSLKIGGIIFTMYDSRTNLGKEVIKSVQDTFKQHPEMVFNTVIPRNIRLSEAPSHGLPINLYDAVCIGAKCYKTLTGEVLKRV
- a CDS encoding NifU family protein — encoded protein: MLTERVQKALEDVRPSLQADGGDIELVEVKEDGTVLVRLQGACAGCPMSQMTLKQGVETYLKKQVPEVTTVESV
- a CDS encoding ParB/RepB/Spo0J family partition protein, whose amino-acid sequence is MSKKKALGGMGLDALLSLDDSKQDNIDIHVDIRDSVEDLLIDSIRTNPDQPRKIFSEDSLQELANSIQSRGVIQPIIVEKSAQGYEIVAGERRYRASLLVGKKTIPAIVRDFTEEEKLEIALIENIQREDLTAIEEAKAFRNLMDSLDMSQQEVADKVGKKRSTVANSLRLLNLPADVQESLNLGVITAGHARAILAVLNPADQKIFHSRIRDEGLSVRESERMVEDLNQGKRPQSREKATLPKNKVPEILGIEQKFIDHFGTRVQVKGNLKKGKIEISYFSEDDLERIFDLIS